In the Syntrophus aciditrophicus SB genome, AGGATTCCGGACGAACTCCATTGGCGCTGATGCCGTGAATGAAATAATCGGGGTCATTGAGGAAGTTCAGAAAGATGATTACAAAGGAGATGGCCACCTGAATCATAAACGCCTTGTCCCTGTATAAGGCCACGAGCTGCTTCTTGCGGGCTTCGCGCTTCGGTTGATCGAATACGGTCATGAGCAGTCCATTCAGACGGGACGCTTCATTGGGAAGCGTTACCGTATCAAATCCCCCCGATTGAGAATAAACCATCGTTTCCATGAGAAGTTTCCGGAACTTTGCAACATCCGGTTCATGGTATCCAAAGACATGCAGGGCAATTCTCTGCGCTTCCTTCATGCTGGCCTTTGCGAGGGCTTCAAAGAGCTCCTGCGTCACGGGATCTCCGGCTCCCGCTTTTTTCTGCCGGATGAGTGACATCAACACGATATTTTTAAAGAGCTGGTAGAGGCGATCCGCGCCGTTCATGATCACCGTGGGCTGATGAGGCCTGTCCGGTCGATACCCCCTGCAAGTGTTGGTGAAAGCCATCTGAAAGATGATTTCGAAAAAGTCCACGCCCAGCAGAGGATCCTGCAACTCAATGCGCATGTCGAACGTGTTGTCCAGGCGGTCGGCAAGCTTGACCCTTACCACCTCAGACGTCTCTCCGGCTTGATCAAGCAAACGACCGATATAGTGATAGTAGGTTTCCGAAGGCTCTTTGGTCAACCATTGCAGCTGTTGTTTCAGACGCTTCTGGTGGTCTTCAGGCAATTCCGACAAAAAAGCCTGAAATGTATTGTCCAGTTTGATCCAGTCCGAATCCTTGAACTGGGAGGGTTTAAAATCCTCAAAAGTATCGTGAAGGAGGCAGGTGATCACATCCAGCAAGGCGACTTCTTTCGATGCATGGCTCAGCAGCGCAGTGGCCCTGAGAGGGTGCAGAACGGACAAAGGCCCCAGAGCCCTTTTCATTTTCCCATAGACTTTGCTCAGATAGTCGAACACATTAAGCAATATCTCCTGGTCGTGATCAGCGATCTGTTTTCCCTCCAGGACAACCGTCATAATACTGCCCCAGTTCAACTGTTTGGCGCTCAACTGGTAGTTCAGCAGTGCGGAGGTTGTGAGAAAGTCCGTTAAATCATAGGATCGCATGGCAGCCCCCTTCCTTTTCCAGTCAAAACGGATCTTGATCTTTCAACCGATCCCGTTTGGCGGTCCCGCACGAATTTTTTCCGAAAAAACCCATGTTTCACGCTGCGGAGTTTACATTTTTAAATAATTATACAAGACCCTGCATATCTGGGGCAAACGGTTTTATGCGCCGCGCTATCTCGATTCCGGGGGGCATGATTGATCGCCGTCCCTGAGAGCATAAAAAATTTTTCCTTGACAACGAAAGCGATATTTTCCCTAATGCGTGAAATCTGGCATGGCGCAAATAAAGATGTTGCGTTAAAACGACCGAGCCAATGCCGTCAGAGAGTTCAAACCGGGTCGCACTTAACCAGGATAAACAGGTGGCCTGGTATCAACCCCAATACGAAGGAGACTCAAATGAAGCATTTTCTTTCCATCCTGTTTGCCGCGATCACCCTGCTGGTCGCGGCCTCAGCGCACGCCAATGATGTTGGCGTCGGCCTGTCGGTCAGTGTCGGTCAGCCCGGTTTTTACGGCCATATCGACATCGGAAATTTTCCCCAGCCGGAGATCATCTATCCCCAACCCGTTGTGATCCAGCCTCCCGCCGGCATTGTCGCGCAGCCTGTCTACATGCACGTTCCTCCCGGCCAAGTGAAAAAGTGGCACAAGTACTGCGGCAGATACAACGCCTGCGGCAGGCCGGTCTATTTCGTACGCGACAGCTGGTACAACGATGTTTATGTGCCTCAGTACCGTAAGCATCAAAGGCATCAGGAAGGGATCAAAGGCGGAAAGCACGGCGGGAAAGGGCACGGCAGGGGCCATGAAGGCCATGGCAGGAGCCACGATAGAGGACACGACAGAGGCTGAACCTTTTTCCTCTTTTCCCTCTATACCTTCAGATGCAGAAGGGGAAGATTGATGTGTCTGCGTCCGGTTTCTCCCAGGAAACGCGTCCTTTCCCTGGCAGTGGGTTCGCCCCGCTTTCCTCTTCCCAGCAGCTCGATGAAATGAGACGCCCCCAGGTGAAGGCTGTGCTTGCCGTATTTTGCACCGACTTCATCCGTGACCCTGTAGATATCGCGCACCCTATCCGCTCTTACGACATCGTCAAAAAGGGTGTATTGGGTGCCTGAATCTCCTGAAAGTTCCAGGAGAACGATTCCCGTGGACCTATAGAGTGTGCCCGGGCGGTACACATCGATAAAGAGGTTCCGCAGGGCGATCGACAGTTCCAGAGGATAAACGGAAGGGCGATTCAGACGGATCTCCCGACCTGCATAGCTGAAATCGTTTCTTTTCAGGAAGGCCGCAATCCGGCTTGCCGCCAGATGATACCTCCGGGCCTTGATGCAGGCGGACTCAAGATTCCGCATCAGATGGGCGAACAGGTAGTCCGCATCGCCGCTTGCCGGGGAAAAGGTTTTTGTTTTGCTGATGGAAGCGTAGAGACTCTTTTCTTCCGCGCATACCGGATAAACGGAGTCGCCCCGAAGCTCCCGCCAGATTTCAACGCCGGGTTTTGTAAAGCGCTTTTTGACGAGAACTTCCGGCAGCCGGGCAAATTCCAGGGCGGTTCGGACCCCCATTTTATGGAGATAACTGGCGGTGGCATGGCCGATCCCCCATATCTTTTCCACGGGGAGGTGTTCAAGGTATATCGCAATGCTTTTGCCGGGAATGCATGTAAATCCGTTGGGTTTCCTGTGTTTCGAGGCCACCTTGGCCAGCACCTTGGTGATGCTCAGGCCAACGGAGACGGTGATGCCCAGCTCTCTCGCAATCTCGTTTTTGATGTTGACTGCGATCGTTTCATAGGAAGCCCGCAAGGGTCGACGCATCCCGGTGATATCGGCAAAGGCTTCGTCAATGGAGTACTCTTCCACCTGCGGAGTAAAGCGCCGCATCACGTTGAACATCCGTCGGGAGAACAGGCTGTACGTTTCATAGTCCGAGGGAAGAATCACCAGTCCGGGGCACATCTTCCGGGCCTGATGGAGGGGGACGCCACGCATGACGCCTTGTTTTTTCGCGGCATAACTGGCACAGGCGACAATTCCGCGCTCTCCGCCGGCGATAATCGGCTTCCCCCGAAGTTCGGGGTGAATGGCCTCTTCGCAGGATGTAAAGAAGGCATCGCCGTCGATGTGAAGAATCGCCTGCGGCCATGAATGCAGACTGAACAGGAAGTCGCTCACGGTAAGTCCTCATGACTCGAAAACGCCATAATTTCTGAAGAGATCGGCTCCCAGGCCGCGGAAGAAAATGGCAGGGACTTTGCCGACTCTGGCAAGAGTGCAGTTTTCGTTTATGGAAGGATTTTAATAGAACGTATGTTCTATTGTCAAGACGCAAAATGAAGACGTCGCGGAGCGATAACGAAGCCGGGGAAAATGAGTTCTGCTCTGGAATCCGGACTACCTTTTCAGTCCGGAATCACGTCATCAAGCTTTATGCGCAGATTGATGAATGCAGAGCGGCCGAATCCCGCGGCTATGAAAAAAGACAGCATATCCACCGCATCCCATTTGACTGCGGTGTGAATATCCTTCACGCCCTTTTCTCTGAAGTATTGAAAGATGCTTTCCACAAGGGCTCTGCCTACGCCGCTCCCCATGAATTGGGGATGAGCCTCGACAACAGTGACCCACCCACTCTTTTCCAATCCGAAGCTCGGCCCCTGGATCTGGCCAATGATAATTCCTGCCACCTTGCCGTCCTTCAGTGCCACATAGCCGCCAACATCCTTTTCCCGGAGATGGCGTTTAATACTCTTCATCCAGGACGGGGAGACCTTGCCCTTCATGATCGCCCGATGAATCTCCACAATTTCAGGATAATATTCGAGGGAAAGTTCTTTGATCTCGATTTCATCTGCCATGATGTCACTCAGTCGATCCGTATAATTTTTAAATTTTTCCCGATCCAGTCCGGAGGCAAGTAAACCCGGCCGC is a window encoding:
- a CDS encoding HD domain-containing protein, producing the protein MRSYDLTDFLTTSALLNYQLSAKQLNWGSIMTVVLEGKQIADHDQEILLNVFDYLSKVYGKMKRALGPLSVLHPLRATALLSHASKEVALLDVITCLLHDTFEDFKPSQFKDSDWIKLDNTFQAFLSELPEDHQKRLKQQLQWLTKEPSETYYHYIGRLLDQAGETSEVVRVKLADRLDNTFDMRIELQDPLLGVDFFEIIFQMAFTNTCRGYRPDRPHQPTVIMNGADRLYQLFKNIVLMSLIRQKKAGAGDPVTQELFEALAKASMKEAQRIALHVFGYHEPDVAKFRKLLMETMVYSQSGGFDTVTLPNEASRLNGLLMTVFDQPKREARKKQLVALYRDKAFMIQVAISFVIIFLNFLNDPDYFIHGISANGVRPES
- a CDS encoding DNA polymerase Y family protein; the protein is MSDFLFSLHSWPQAILHIDGDAFFTSCEEAIHPELRGKPIIAGGERGIVACASYAAKKQGVMRGVPLHQARKMCPGLVILPSDYETYSLFSRRMFNVMRRFTPQVEEYSIDEAFADITGMRRPLRASYETIAVNIKNEIARELGITVSVGLSITKVLAKVASKHRKPNGFTCIPGKSIAIYLEHLPVEKIWGIGHATASYLHKMGVRTALEFARLPEVLVKKRFTKPGVEIWRELRGDSVYPVCAEEKSLYASISKTKTFSPASGDADYLFAHLMRNLESACIKARRYHLAASRIAAFLKRNDFSYAGREIRLNRPSVYPLELSIALRNLFIDVYRPGTLYRSTGIVLLELSGDSGTQYTLFDDVVRADRVRDIYRVTDEVGAKYGKHSLHLGASHFIELLGRGKRGEPTARERTRFLGETGRRHINLPLLHLKV
- a CDS encoding GNAT family N-acetyltransferase is translated as MADEIEIKELSLEYYPEIVEIHRAIMKGKVSPSWMKSIKRHLREKDVGGYVALKDGKVAGIIIGQIQGPSFGLEKSGWVTVVEAHPQFMGSGVGRALVESIFQYFREKGVKDIHTAVKWDAVDMLSFFIAAGFGRSAFINLRIKLDDVIPD